AATAGGGCTGCTTGTAACGTATTTATTAGGAGAAATACATAATGGAAGATAACAAGCTCTCCAGAAAGACAATGCTTGGGTACGGCATCTACGACCTCGGCGGAAACCTCTTCTTTACCGCGATGGCCTTTGTACTCCTTATCTACCTCACCGATACCGTCCTTATCGCCCCCGCCCTGGCAGGGGCCATAGTGGCCATCGGAAAAATCTGGGACGCGGTTACCGATCCCGTGGTCGGCTACATGTCGGACAGGACGAAGACGAGATGGGGAAGAAGGAGGCCCTACATGTTCTTCGGCTCCATACTTCTTGTTTTCGCCATGATCATGATGTTCACAAATCCGCTTCTGGTCTTCGACAAAGCGACGTTTTTTAATCCCGATGTCTTCTCCGAGGGCTTCGACTGGACGAAGGCCGCCTGGAATCCGAAGGAGCATCAGACCTTTCTCTTGATATGGGGAATCGTCTTCTACTGCTTTCTGAACCTGGCATATACCATCGTCAATATCCCCTACAGCTCCCTGACCCCCGAGCTGACCAAGGACTACCACGAGAGGACGGTACTGAACGGCTACCGTTTCGGCTGTGCGGTCTTCGGGACGCTTCTCGGAGCCGGTGCTTCCTTTCCCATCGTCTATCTATTTCCCAACACCAATGTTGGTTTCATGGCGCTGGGGTTTATCTTCGGCATAGTCATGCTGATAGTGGCCATGATCACTGTCTTTTCGATCAGGGAGCCGGAGTGGCATGGGGCGGAGCTGACTCAGGGTTTTTTCAAGACTTATTTCAAGGTTTTCAGGAACAAGCCCTATATCCTTATAACCATGACCTACATGCTGCATCTCCTTGCCCTCTCCGTGGTTACCGGGGTTGCGGCCTACTACTTCAAGTATATCCATCAGGCCGAAAAGGAGGTTACTACGGCGATGTTGATACTCCTCGTTACCGCCATGCTCTTTATACCGATAAGCGTCGTGTTGGGTAAAAAGATCGGCAAGAAGCTCGTCTATATAATAGGGATGGCGGCCTTCGCCCTGTCGATTCTTGTAATCGGCACGATCGGTCACATCATGCCCATGACCTTCTCCTTTATCATGATGTTTTCCGCCGGCCTCGGCCTCGGTTTCATGTACGTCCCTCCCTACGCGATGCTCCCGGACACCGTCGAGTACGACTACCTGATAAGCGGCGAGCGAACCGAGGGATCGTTTTACGCCATCTTCCTCTTTTTCTCAAAGGTGGGACAGGCCTTCGCCTTGGCCACTATAGGGATAGTCCTTCAGCTGACCCGTTATACGGAAAACATCGTACCGCAGCCGGACCCGCTGGCTAATTTCGGAATACTGATACTGATGGGGGCGATTCCGGCCATCTTCTTCTTTATCGGAATGGTTGTAGTGAAGCGTTACCCGATTACGGAGGAGCGGTACGCGGAGATACTCAAAGAGATAGAAATCAAGGACGCGAAAAAGGCGGGGAAATAGGTA
This Candidatus Zymogenus saltonus DNA region includes the following protein-coding sequences:
- a CDS encoding MFS transporter, encoding MEDNKLSRKTMLGYGIYDLGGNLFFTAMAFVLLIYLTDTVLIAPALAGAIVAIGKIWDAVTDPVVGYMSDRTKTRWGRRRPYMFFGSILLVFAMIMMFTNPLLVFDKATFFNPDVFSEGFDWTKAAWNPKEHQTFLLIWGIVFYCFLNLAYTIVNIPYSSLTPELTKDYHERTVLNGYRFGCAVFGTLLGAGASFPIVYLFPNTNVGFMALGFIFGIVMLIVAMITVFSIREPEWHGAELTQGFFKTYFKVFRNKPYILITMTYMLHLLALSVVTGVAAYYFKYIHQAEKEVTTAMLILLVTAMLFIPISVVLGKKIGKKLVYIIGMAAFALSILVIGTIGHIMPMTFSFIMMFSAGLGLGFMYVPPYAMLPDTVEYDYLISGERTEGSFYAIFLFFSKVGQAFALATIGIVLQLTRYTENIVPQPDPLANFGILILMGAIPAIFFFIGMVVVKRYPITEERYAEILKEIEIKDAKKAGK